The Christensenella timonensis DNA segment GAGCCCGGCGACACCTACGTGACGCGCATGAGCGACCGCAGCAAGATCGCCAAAAACAGCATCAAGCACAATTCCCATATTTTCTATGCTTTTTACAGCGACGCAATGAACGCGGAGATGCTGCGTGAAAAGCAGTTGGAAAACGATATGGAAAGCGCGCTCAAGGACGGCGAATTCCTGGTCTACTACCAGCCGAAATACGACCTGAACACCGAACAGCCCCTCGCGGCGGAGGCCCTCGTACGCTGGCGTTCCCCCAACAGCGGTTTTATGAACCCCGGTGTGTTTATCCCCGTGTTCGAGAAAAACGGCTTTATCGTCAAGCTGGATATGCACGTGTTCGAGCATGTGTGCATCTTTTTGCGCAACCGCCTTGACGAGGGCAAAAACGTCGTTCCCATCGCGGTCAACTTCTCCCGCCTTAATATGTACCGCACCGATTTTGTGGAGCAGCTTTTGTCCATCATACAAAAATACGATATTTCCACCGACCTTTTGGAGATCGAGCTTACCGAAAGCGCACTCACCTATAACGACGAGCTGATCGTCGCGCGCATGCACGAGCTAAAGGACGCCGGCTTCCGCCTGACCATCGACGATTTCGGCACAGGTTATTCCTCGCTCAATTTGCTGCGCACCTTGCCTGTCGACGTGATCAAGCTCGACAAGCGCTTCTTTACGCAGCGCCTCGACAGCGACCGCGAAAAAATCGTGATCTCGAGCATCGAGGACATGGCGCAAAAGCTGGAGATCACCGTCGTGGCCGAGGGTGTGGAAACGACGGCGCAGGCGGATTTCTTAAAAAAGATCGGTTACGATATCGTCGTACAGGGCTTCTTATACGCGCATCCTATGCCCGAAGAAGAATTCGTCGGCCTGCTCGATATGCTGGGCAAAGGGCCGCTCAAAAAGGATCCGGACGAAGGGGAATAAACGACAGCATGCTGCCAATGACGGAAGCTTTCGCTGTGAAAGCTTCTTTTTTCATGCAAGGGCTCGCATTTTGTGCTATAATAGGATGGTATAAAGAGGTGCTTATGAAAATCAGTTTATCAGACGGGAGCCTGGTTCAGGTCTCAATCAGTAAAAAAACCATGAAAAACATCCGGCTGCGCGTGTGCCGCGACGGCCGCGTGTGCGTGAGCGCGCCCTACGGGACGGCGGAATCGCGCATCTATGAGTTCGTCAATTCCAAAAAAGGCTGGATCGAAAGCCATATCCGGAATTTCCAGAAGGCCGAGAATACGAATACGGTACAGTTTTTGGGCAGCGAATATTCGTTCGAGGTCGTGAAAGACCGGCGGACGGGCGTCGCCCTCAACGGCAACAGCATCACTGTTTTTTGCACCGATCCTGAAAAACACAAGGAAGTCGTGGAAAGCTGGTGGAAGCAGCAGGCCGCGGAGACCTTTGCCGGGTATGTGGACAAGTGGTATCCCCTCGTATGCGGGGACGACGGCCGCAAACCCGTGGTAAAGGTGCGCAAGATGCAGACCCTGTGGGGCAGCTGCACCAGCAAGGAACGCACCATCCGCCTCAACTATTACCTGATGTGCGCGTCGGCGGAATGTATCGAATATGTCGTGCTGCACGAGCTCATACACCTGGTGCATCCCAATCACGGGCCCGAGTTCCGCGCTTTTTTGGTGGAGCATATGCCCGATTGGAAGGAACGCAAGACAAAACTGGAACAGGAATGCTCCGGCCTGCGCATGGTTTGATTTGACTTTTTTTCTGTGTTTTTTGCTTGACATTTTTATGAAAAATCTATATAATAATTTTTGCGCGTTACGGACGCGGATTGACGCGGGCGTGGCGGAATTGGCAGACGCGCTAGACTTAGGATCTAGTGCCCCAGGCGTGAAGGTTCGAGTCCTTTCGCCCGCACCAATCAATCAAATAGGTATCTCATGCGGGAGTGGCTCAGTGGTAGAGCGTCGCCTTGCCAAGGCGAATGTCGCGAGTTCGAATCTCGTCTTCCGCTCCATGGAATGTTTGAAAGGTTGTTCCCGTCTGTGGGCGGGAACAAATCTTTTGAGCGGCGGGGCTCCCGAAAAATGAAATGCGGGTGTAGCTCAGTGGCAGAGCACCGGCTTCCCAAGCCGGCTATGTGGGTTCGATTCCCATCACCCGCTCCATCGTCACAATCCGTCCTTTGGCTCGTTTCGCGGGCGCGAAACATCGCTTAGCGGACGGTTGCTCCTCCGCCCCACAAAACCCACTGTGTTGGGCTTTTGCGGGGGCCCCGAATTGTCGGCGATCGAGACTTGTTAGTTTTGTAGGGCCCCAAATTGTCGGCGATCGAAACTTGTTAGTTTTGCGGGGGCCCCGGATCGTTCCTGGTGAACGTACCCTGCAAGAGGTCGTTTATGCGGGTGTGGCTCAATGGTAGAGCGTCGGCCTTCCAAGCCGAATGCGTGGGTTCGATTCCCATCACCCGCTCCATCGTCACAATATTTGGACCACTAGCTCAGTTGGCTAGAGCACCTGACTCTTAATCAGGGTGTCCAGGGTTCGAGTCCCTGGTGGTCCACCAAAAACAAAAAGACTGCCCATAGGCAGCCTTTTTGTTTTCCTTCTATAAATTGTCGATCTCTTTTTGCGTGCACACGCCCTTTTCAATCAATAAATTAGATAAAGCAGCGAATTTCTCAACTTTTTTTTGCAATTCTTCAAGCCTTTTCTCATGCTCTTTCAGTAATAATCCATACGCTGCTAAAAATGGATTAACTTGCAATCCCTCAACCTGCCTATTGCCCCTTTCGTCCATAGAGTGGTACACAAACCGTTCATCGATCTCTGCCACATCGTCGGCGATAAAGGAAATACTATCGCCGCAAAACGGGCTGTCTTTTTTCCACGTGAACGATACGGGTAGCATAGTTAATATTTTGTGCGCTTCCTCATCTGTTAAAGGCTTAATGTTCTCTTTTAATCGTTTTGCCGAACCTGTTACATTAGACGCAAACAATGTTTGCACAGCATTTCCCGCCCCATTACCAATATAGAATGGCGTTGTGGATCTCAGACCACATGAATTCTGATAATTTCCAAGAACTGTTATATTCCCATTTGATGGATCCCCTGCTCCGCATATAAGCGTTTTTAACGCATTTCCGACACTATTTGTCAGTATCACGCCATTATCGGAATGAAATTCGATGGTATTCCATCATCTCGAAATATCTTCAAGCATCATATCCTTTTCCTCCCTTTCAAAACGCATTGGCCTTTTTTGTGGCTCTTTATTTTTACCGTTCCATTTTCCCACGCAGCCATATGCCTCATGCCCGTTTCATTTTGTTCAATGCCTGCACCATAGCCGTGATCGTGCCGTTGCCGCCCAGGCTGTGGTACACCTCGTACATGTCGTTTACGTTTTCCAGGTTGTAAATGTGCACATATCCCCTGTCCGCGCATTTGTCGCATTCCTGGATGATGTGCGTGCGCAAAAGCGCGACGAGGCCCGCCTTGATGGCGGTATCCTCGTCCCTCGCTTTTTTGGCGCGCTTTAAAAATGCGCCGCACAAAAAACCCAGCAGGCCCATACCGGCCGCAAACAACGCGCCCACCGCCTGCTCCGTGATGAGCTGCCCAATGATGTCCATGTCCTCACTCCTTCGGTTTTTCGTACCCCATCGCCTGCTCGCTGTCCGAAACGCCCTTGGTCGTCGGGTCGGTGACGATCCCAATAAAGGACAGGATTTGCACCACCATCATGACCACGTTGACGACCTGCTCTTGCGAATACGCGGGAATAAACCCCACAAGATCAAAAATGTAGTACAGTAGTGTCAGTATAAGGCCAATCACGCCTACCCAAAACGCCCCGCTTTGTACCCTTACCTTCCAATTAATATTTTTCATGCTCCTTCCCCCTTTTATCCCTGCCATAAGATGGCCCATGTCTTAGGCCCGACCACGCCGTCCGCGCCGTCCGTCCCGAGGTCGTACCCTTCGGCGATCCGCGCCTTTTGGAAGCGTATGGCCGCGGCCCTTGTTTTTTCGCCGTATATCCCGTCGATGCTGCCCGGCTGCGCCTTGTGGTATGCAAGGCGGCCCTGCGCAGCCTGTACGTCGCCGCCGCGCATGAGCGGGGACGCCAGCCTTAAGTTGCGTTTCAGCTCCGGGACGTTTACTCCGGGTTCCGCTGCCTGCGTTTTTTCTTCTTCACGGCTGCCCGCGGCATACGAGCGCACCTCGTCGAGCGGGAAATACCTGCCGGGACAGTCGGTATAGCCGCGCCCCGCGACCTCGTTATGCCCCTTGACCTCCACCAGCCCGTAATACCGCGCTACGTCGCGCGCCACACGCTTGAGCGCTTCTTTTTGTATATCCGGCATGCTGTTGTGCTCGAAATCCCCCAGCGCGGCAATCGCTACGGAATCGTCGTTCATGCACCGCGTTCCCGCCGCCGAATTGTTGACCGAGCCGCCGCAATACGTAAGCCCGCGCCCCCACGCCACGCTGCCGTCCCGTTCCACGCAAATGTTGTAGTCGATCCCCTTGTGTCCCTTTGACAGGTGGTAGGCATGGATGCCCGCCACCGTTTCCGCATCGCCGCCCGACGTATGGTGCAGCAAGATCCTTTTTGTCGTCCGCCGGGGCGTAAGCGCCCCGCTGAATTGCAGCTTGTAATCCTTTATGTATTCAAACATGTTTCCACCTTCCTATCCATTCAGCGATGCCCAGGTGTTCCTGCCAACGATCCCGTCCATGGTGAGTCCATGATCCATTTGGTACCTTCTTACCGCGGTAGCCGTATTCGGGCCCCATTTCCCGTCTACGTCAAGGGCGTAGCCCGCGTTGTTGAGCAACTGCTGGATCGACGCTACACTGTGTCCTCCCGAACTGCCTTTGCTCCCGCCTTTGGCTGCCTGCGCCTGCTTGGCTTCTTCTTCTTTGCGTTTGCGTTCTGCTTCCTCGACTGACGTTTGGTGCGCCCATTGTGCTCTTGCAAACGCATCGTCCCTCTGTTTTTGACGCGCTTCACTCAGAAGCTGCGAA contains these protein-coding regions:
- a CDS encoding M48 family metallopeptidase; this encodes MKISLSDGSLVQVSISKKTMKNIRLRVCRDGRVCVSAPYGTAESRIYEFVNSKKGWIESHIRNFQKAENTNTVQFLGSEYSFEVVKDRRTGVALNGNSITVFCTDPEKHKEVVESWWKQQAAETFAGYVDKWYPLVCGDDGRKPVVKVRKMQTLWGSCTSKERTIRLNYYLMCASAECIEYVVLHELIHLVHPNHGPEFRAFLVEHMPDWKERKTKLEQECSGLRMV
- a CDS encoding tail fiber domain-containing protein yields the protein MQTLFASNVTGSAKRLKENIKPLTDEEAHKILTMLPVSFTWKKDSPFCGDSISFIADDVAEIDERFVYHSMDERGNRQVEGLQVNPFLAAYGLLLKEHEKRLEELQKKVEKFAALSNLLIEKGVCTQKEIDNL
- a CDS encoding phage holin; the protein is MKNINWKVRVQSGAFWVGVIGLILTLLYYIFDLVGFIPAYSQEQVVNVVMMVVQILSFIGIVTDPTTKGVSDSEQAMGYEKPKE
- a CDS encoding peptidoglycan recognition protein family protein; translation: MFEYIKDYKLQFSGALTPRRTTKRILLHHTSGGDAETVAGIHAYHLSKGHKGIDYNICVERDGSVAWGRGLTYCGGSVNNSAAGTRCMNDDSVAIAALGDFEHNSMPDIQKEALKRVARDVARYYGLVEVKGHNEVAGRGYTDCPGRYFPLDEVRSYAAGSREEEKTQAAEPGVNVPELKRNLRLASPLMRGGDVQAAQGRLAYHKAQPGSIDGIYGEKTRAAAIRFQKARIAEGYDLGTDGADGVVGPKTWAILWQG